The window CGCATCAGAAATTGCAGCGCCGACTCGCCCGGTTCAAACGGATCATGCTGGCGCAGGTAGCCGATGCGAAGTCGCGGGTGGCGAATGATTTCGCCGCTGTCGAGTTCTTCTTCGCCGAGGATCACGCGGAGCAGCGTGCTTTTGCCCGCGCCGTTGCGGCCGACGAAACCGACCTTTTCGTCGTCGGTGATCGTGGCCTCGGCCTTATCCATGAGGATCTGATCGCCATAGCGTTTCGACGCATTCCGAATCTGCAGCAGCACAGCCATCGCGAACCAACCCTCTTCCCGAACTTCCCAAGCAAAAGTCAAAAACCCATCGTACGTAAGGGGTTAAAATTGGTAAAGGCGGTTCAGCCGGGCAGTTGGCGGGTGGGAGCACCGGTTGCGGTTACTCCGGGGCGGCGTTTGCGGTATACAATTCAGCAGCCACTGTGGATTCGCAGCGGCGACACTGGAAAAAACATGACCACCGCGACCCAACCCACTCCCGCCGTCAAACCTGCGACCAACGTTCGCTTGCCCAAGCCGGCCGAACTGCCCGATGCCCCCGTCGTCATTTACGACGGCCATTGCAAGTTTTGCACGGGGCAGGTGAAGAATCTGGCCCGCTGGGATGGCAAGGGCCGAGTCGCGTTCATTTCGCTCCACGACGCCGAAGTCGCTCGCCGTTGGCCTGACCTGACTCACGAGATGCTGATGGATCAGATGTACGTGGTCGATCCACAAGGGAACCGCTACGGCGGGGCCGCGGCGTTTCGCTATCTATCGCGAGTGCTGCCGAAGCTGTGGATTCTCGCGCCGATCATGCACATTCCCTTCACGCTGCCGATCTGGCAATTCTGTTATCGCCAAGTGGCCAAACGCCGTTACCTGATGG is drawn from Anatilimnocola floriformis and contains these coding sequences:
- a CDS encoding thiol-disulfide oxidoreductase DCC family protein, with translation MTTATQPTPAVKPATNVRLPKPAELPDAPVVIYDGHCKFCTGQVKNLARWDGKGRVAFISLHDAEVARRWPDLTHEMLMDQMYVVDPQGNRYGGAAAFRYLSRVLPKLWILAPIMHIPFTLPIWQFCYRQVAKRRYLMGKTTEEACDDGGCKVHFK